The following coding sequences lie in one Orbaceae bacterium lpD02 genomic window:
- a CDS encoding type II toxin-antitoxin system RelE/ParE family toxin translates to MFNIKIHDDAFLELSELPDELSGKMFHLIKKLEKIGQLKMPDSRALGNGLFELRAIERNNIARSIYAYQKNNTVYLLHSFVKKTQKTPAVAIKIARDRLKEIIQND, encoded by the coding sequence ATGTTTAATATAAAAATACATGATGATGCTTTTTTAGAGTTATCAGAATTACCTGATGAACTAAGTGGTAAAATGTTTCATCTAATAAAAAAATTAGAAAAAATCGGTCAACTGAAAATGCCAGATAGCCGAGCATTAGGTAACGGGTTATTTGAATTAAGAGCAATAGAGCGTAACAATATAGCCAGAAGTATTTATGCATATCAAAAAAATAATACAGTTTATTTATTACATTCATTTGTAAAAAAGACGCAAAAAACTCCAGCAGTAGCAATTAAAATAGCACGAGATAGATTAAAGGAGATCATACAAAATGACTAA
- a CDS encoding AAA family ATPase yields the protein MSLKNTLEQCIKRGQVMTMQIAKAQFGDSDPTSRTITRRFGIKEAAELAGVSEPTIRASEESGQLPPPDFIQAGSVQRREGYTIYQIDHMRDIFGTAPKRPVNSDPVVISVSVNKGGAYKTSSAVHIAQSYALQGFRTLIIDMDPQATASLYHGYVPELHITGENTVLPFMIGEKNDLSYAIKTTCWPKLDIIPSCLELHRIESEVYAQYDDNKLAYEPHLLLRAGIETIWKDYDIIIIDSAPTLGVGTVNLVCASDVIIVPTPAELYDYVSSYQFFTMLNDVLSNIDLGGFEPDVKVLVTKYSNSMGSQSEWMLDQIRASWNEMVLKEIVRTTDEVGKGQIRMRTIFEQAADQRSTSSAWRNAISIWEPVANEILNKLITPRWSN from the coding sequence ATGAGTTTAAAAAATACTTTAGAACAATGTATAAAGCGTGGGCAAGTAATGACTATGCAGATTGCAAAGGCTCAATTTGGAGATAGTGACCCTACTTCTCGCACAATTACTAGGCGATTTGGTATAAAAGAAGCTGCTGAATTAGCGGGTGTTTCCGAACCAACGATTCGAGCATCAGAGGAATCAGGTCAACTTCCGCCTCCTGATTTTATTCAAGCTGGGAGTGTTCAGCGAAGAGAAGGTTATACTATTTATCAAATTGACCACATGCGAGATATTTTTGGTACTGCTCCTAAACGTCCAGTCAATTCTGATCCTGTTGTTATTTCCGTATCAGTTAATAAAGGCGGTGCTTATAAAACCTCATCAGCAGTTCATATCGCACAATCTTATGCCTTACAAGGATTCAGGACGCTTATAATAGATATGGACCCACAAGCGACAGCATCCCTTTATCACGGTTATGTCCCCGAATTGCACATAACAGGGGAAAATACTGTTTTACCGTTTATGATTGGTGAGAAAAATGACTTATCTTACGCAATAAAAACTACTTGCTGGCCCAAGTTGGACATAATTCCATCATGTTTAGAGTTACATCGCATTGAGAGCGAAGTTTACGCACAATATGATGATAATAAATTAGCTTATGAACCTCATTTATTACTAAGGGCAGGTATAGAGACTATTTGGAAAGATTATGACATTATTATAATTGATAGTGCACCGACACTCGGAGTTGGAACTGTTAACCTTGTTTGCGCTTCCGATGTGATTATAGTACCAACACCTGCCGAACTTTACGATTACGTTAGCTCTTACCAGTTCTTTACCATGTTAAATGATGTATTGTCTAATATTGACCTTGGAGGGTTTGAGCCAGATGTTAAAGTCTTGGTTACAAAATATAGCAATTCAATGGGGAGTCAAAGCGAATGGATGCTTGATCAAATTAGGGCTTCATGGAATGAAATGGTACTAAAAGAAATAGTGAGAACAACTGACGAAGTAGGAAAAGGTCAAATTAGAATGCGAACTATATTCGAACAAGCCGCTGACCAAAGAAGCACGTCAAGTGCATGGAGAAATGCAATATCAATATGGGAGCCTGTCGCTAATGAAATTTTAAATAAATTGATAACACCACGATGGAGTAACTAA
- a CDS encoding ParB/RepB/Spo0J family plasmid partition protein produces MKRAPTLNLNNSEQLDIEEQIKTSSKRSPTPTVAALSRRSVAVSPGNTITLPVLGRDITFICKKIDANFVNKATMVYSDNIRLQELLDSDALDDIMPTMTKSGQQFPGIGREISGVIEVADGSRRRKAAILAKKDYLVLVGDLTDKEMDYLSETGNDHRKPSAYEIGMRYKTRLEREFFNNVSQLSEDIKVDRKIIKRCIETASLPIEVIKCFKSPNELSARAGERLAKIYRSHKESVMIIAIELVKIKNELTTEQVISKFETVLPEQIKPKERFFRNGVKATYKTPTDVTFSLKNAPEDLIKQIEQLLERNLDT; encoded by the coding sequence ATGAAACGAGCACCTACTTTAAATTTGAATAACTCAGAACAATTAGATATTGAAGAACAGATAAAAACATCGTCAAAGCGCTCACCAACTCCAACCGTAGCAGCTTTATCACGAAGATCAGTAGCCGTTTCGCCCGGCAATACCATAACTTTACCTGTTCTCGGCCGTGATATAACTTTTATATGTAAAAAAATAGATGCAAATTTTGTAAATAAAGCAACGATGGTCTATTCCGACAATATTCGATTACAAGAGTTACTTGATAGCGACGCTCTCGATGACATTATGCCAACAATGACCAAATCAGGACAGCAATTCCCCGGCATTGGACGAGAAATAAGCGGTGTTATTGAGGTTGCAGACGGAAGCAGAAGAAGAAAAGCGGCCATTTTAGCTAAAAAAGACTACCTTGTATTAGTGGGCGACTTAACCGACAAAGAAATGGATTACCTTTCTGAAACTGGTAATGACCATCGCAAGCCTAGTGCTTACGAAATTGGAATGCGTTATAAAACTAGATTAGAGCGTGAATTCTTTAATAATGTAAGCCAATTATCTGAAGATATCAAAGTCGATAGAAAAATAATTAAACGTTGCATAGAAACAGCATCACTACCGATTGAAGTAATTAAATGCTTTAAATCACCTAACGAATTAAGCGCAAGAGCTGGCGAGCGATTAGCTAAGATTTATAGAAGCCATAAAGAATCGGTAATGATAATAGCTATAGAATTAGTTAAAATTAAAAACGAACTTACTACTGAGCAAGTTATATCTAAATTTGAAACTGTTCTACCTGAACAAATAAAGCCAAAAGAACGCTTTTTTAGGAATGGAGTAAAAGCAACGTATAAAACCCCTACTGACGTTACGTTTTCATTAAAAAATGCACCAGAAGACCTAATAAAACAAATTGAGCAGTTATTAGAAAGAAACCTAGATACATAA
- a CDS encoding helix-turn-helix transcriptional regulator: MTKKHSKTILDLEKVMLCNDAAKEAYENAEYEWKLKELLSKARYNANLTSSDVARKLKVAPSNIHRIESNPSKSSMQTIFKYLDACNAKIDFNLSS, from the coding sequence ATGACTAAAAAGCACTCAAAAACGATTCTTGACTTAGAGAAAGTAATGCTTTGCAATGATGCAGCAAAAGAAGCATATGAAAATGCAGAATATGAATGGAAACTAAAAGAACTACTTTCAAAGGCTCGTTATAACGCTAATTTAACCTCATCTGATGTTGCAAGAAAACTAAAAGTCGCACCATCAAATATTCATAGAATCGAAAGTAATCCTAGCAAATCAAGTATGCAAACTATTTTTAAATACTTAGATGCCTGTAATGCAAAAATTGATTTTAATCTATCATCTTAG